One window of Pseudobacteroides sp. genomic DNA carries:
- a CDS encoding carbohydrate-binding protein, whose protein sequence is MKKVLFLVTLGTLVIVFTMLTALNAGAWDNSLAKTPPMGWNSWNIFHEKINETQIKQIADAMVSTGMKDAGYIYLNLDDNWMANPARDSNGYLRSDPTRFPSGIKALADYVHAKGLKLGIYGDRGTMTCVNVPQSGSKGYEDRDAKTFASWGVDYLKYDNCNIPSGSDMKTDYQKMQTALANCGRPIVFSICAWEYQSWMPTTGNLWRTTRDIVDQWDATGHPYGFVGIINAIDQNSKYTNSAGPGAWNDPDMLEIGNNGCTTEEYRTQMSMWCMMASPLLAGNDVRNMAQATKDILLNKEVIAVDQDPAGKQGYRVKSSNGNEVWVKPLADGTKAVALLNRNSSASTITANWSDIGITGSAAVRDLWAKADKGTFNGSYSASVPSHGTVVLKISSGPLATPTPAQTPTPAPTPIPRSAFSKLEAENYNDISSSSIQKIDTANGGSGVGYIEMGNYLVYKNIDFGSGANSFKALVADLLNINIELRLNNPTGTLLGTLKVTETGDWNTYQEQSCSINNVKGVNDLYLVFSGPVNLDWFTFEGVTNTPAPTINVNTPTQPVVATGDLNNDGVINMADVIILAIAFNSVRGDISYNPLYDLTHDDAINMADVIIIASKFNIVITKNAL, encoded by the coding sequence ATGAAGAAAGTACTGTTTTTGGTGACTCTTGGCACTTTGGTTATTGTATTTACCATGTTGACGGCTTTAAATGCAGGGGCATGGGACAATAGTCTTGCCAAAACACCGCCGATGGGGTGGAACAGTTGGAACATTTTTCACGAAAAAATTAATGAAACTCAAATCAAGCAGATTGCAGATGCAATGGTAAGTACCGGAATGAAGGATGCGGGCTACATATACTTAAATCTCGACGATAACTGGATGGCCAATCCGGCACGTGATTCCAACGGATACCTTAGATCTGATCCTACGCGTTTTCCAAGCGGTATAAAAGCTTTGGCGGATTATGTACATGCCAAGGGCCTTAAGCTTGGAATATATGGAGATCGTGGGACTATGACATGTGTAAATGTTCCCCAAAGCGGAAGCAAAGGCTATGAGGATAGAGATGCAAAAACGTTTGCTTCCTGGGGGGTTGATTATTTAAAATATGACAACTGTAATATACCAAGCGGAAGTGATATGAAAACCGATTATCAGAAAATGCAGACGGCTCTTGCTAATTGCGGAAGACCTATAGTATTTAGTATCTGTGCATGGGAATACCAGAGCTGGATGCCTACGACCGGCAATCTATGGCGCACCACACGCGATATAGTGGATCAATGGGATGCTACAGGCCATCCTTACGGTTTCGTAGGTATTATAAACGCAATTGATCAAAATTCCAAATACACAAATTCAGCAGGACCCGGAGCATGGAATGATCCTGACATGCTTGAGATTGGAAACAATGGTTGCACGACAGAGGAATACCGTACGCAGATGAGCATGTGGTGTATGATGGCATCCCCGCTTCTTGCCGGAAATGATGTAAGGAACATGGCGCAAGCTACTAAGGATATTCTTTTGAATAAGGAAGTAATAGCTGTAGACCAAGATCCGGCAGGGAAACAGGGCTATAGAGTTAAAAGTTCTAATGGTAATGAGGTTTGGGTAAAACCACTTGCAGACGGTACAAAGGCAGTTGCATTACTAAACAGAAACTCGAGTGCCTCCACCATAACCGCTAACTGGTCGGATATAGGTATAACAGGTAGTGCTGCAGTTCGCGATCTGTGGGCTAAAGCTGATAAAGGAACATTTAACGGATCATATTCTGCGTCAGTACCTTCACACGGCACAGTTGTACTTAAGATATCTTCAGGACCATTGGCGACACCAACTCCGGCACAAACACCAACTCCAGCACCAACACCGATACCAAGGAGTGCCTTTTCAAAATTGGAAGCAGAGAACTACAATGATATTAGTTCTTCGTCTATTCAAAAAATAGATACTGCTAATGGTGGAAGTGGTGTAGGTTATATTGAAATGGGAAACTATCTGGTATATAAAAATATAGACTTCGGAAGCGGTGCAAACTCCTTTAAGGCTCTTGTTGCAGATTTATTAAATATCAATATTGAACTAAGATTGAATAATCCGACAGGTACTTTATTAGGTACTTTAAAGGTTACTGAAACTGGTGACTGGAATACATATCAGGAGCAAAGCTGCAGCATTAACAACGTCAAAGGTGTTAATGACCTGTATCTGGTATTTTCAGGGCCTGTAAATCTTGACTGGTTTACATTTGAAGGGGTAACGAATACGCCTGCACCGACAATTAATGTGAATACACCTACACAGCCTGTTGTTGCTACAGGAGATTTAAACAATGACGGTGTAATAAACATGGCCGATGTGATTATTTTGGCAATTGCATTCAATTCGGTCCGTGGAGATATCAGCTACAATCCATTATATGATTTAACCCATGACGATGCAATAAACATGGCTGATGTAATAATTATTGCTTCTAAATTTAATATTGTAATTACCAAAAATGCACTATGA
- a CDS encoding cytochrome c biogenesis protein has translation MKKFLFFLLISLFVMQGIVSKALAQDKDNVTAVYFYSPTCASCANITDFLERLSQSHKNFNLKKYDISDLRNKSLMDKYSEAYKVSTKDDGIVPVIFVRDKYFSDEETIRNNLEKEIKKVGFKTLEIDNSIVNHEKDLRRFEGFKVMGVLLAGLANGINPCSMSMLLFFLSLLIVKNIKILKIGFSFILGKLLAYILLGTIFFKFLSFFNFSILNVLMKVLFAAVLLILIIMNIQDFFAAKMERYDRIFLQLPKVLRRFNHHIIKKASGFANLNVILIISFFLGMIISLGAFLCTGQIYLATIITIFQTESQLNNQALVYLILYSLGLILPLIMLTLIVYKGREIFEVSEAVRERLHIIKIINALIFVLFGTIFLFF, from the coding sequence ATGAAAAAGTTCTTGTTTTTCCTTTTAATATCGCTGTTTGTGATGCAGGGCATTGTTTCTAAGGCCTTGGCCCAAGATAAAGATAATGTTACAGCTGTGTACTTTTATAGTCCTACTTGTGCTTCATGTGCAAACATAACGGATTTCCTTGAGAGATTGAGCCAAAGCCATAAAAACTTTAATTTAAAGAAATATGATATTTCCGATTTGAGAAATAAAAGCCTTATGGACAAGTATAGCGAGGCTTATAAGGTTTCAACAAAAGATGATGGAATTGTTCCCGTTATTTTCGTTAGAGACAAGTATTTTTCAGATGAAGAAACCATAAGGAATAATCTTGAGAAGGAAATTAAAAAAGTTGGCTTCAAAACCCTTGAGATTGATAACTCAATTGTAAATCACGAAAAGGATTTACGGAGGTTTGAGGGCTTTAAAGTTATGGGCGTCTTGTTGGCTGGACTTGCTAATGGTATAAATCCTTGTTCCATGTCCATGCTGCTTTTTTTCTTATCTCTTTTGATAGTTAAAAACATAAAGATATTAAAAATAGGATTTTCCTTTATATTGGGCAAATTATTGGCATATATACTGCTCGGAACCATATTTTTTAAGTTTTTGTCATTTTTCAATTTCAGTATCTTGAATGTATTAATGAAGGTGCTTTTTGCAGCAGTGCTGCTAATCCTTATAATAATGAACATACAGGACTTTTTTGCAGCTAAAATGGAGAGATATGACAGAATATTCCTGCAGCTTCCGAAGGTGCTAAGAAGGTTTAATCATCATATTATTAAAAAAGCATCCGGATTTGCAAACCTGAATGTAATACTTATCATAAGCTTTTTTCTTGGAATGATCATATCTTTAGGAGCGTTCCTATGCACCGGTCAGATATATCTTGCAACTATAATTACAATTTTTCAGACTGAGTCACAATTAAATAATCAGGCGTTGGTCTACCTTATACTATATAGTCTTGGCTTAATCTTGCCACTTATCATGCTGACTTTGATAGTTTATAAGGGCAGGGAGATTTTCGAGGTATCGGAAGCAGTAAGAGAAAGGCTTCATATTATAAAAATAATTAATGCTCTTATTTTTGTTCTGTTCGGTACTATTTTTTTGTTTTTTTAA
- a CDS encoding carbohydrate-binding protein, whose translation MLFMVSVFSINPISMNIVTAAAQATYYVSPTGDDNNPGTISEPFLTITKARDVVRTLNGNMTGDIYVYLRGGTYNITSTITFGPQDSGTNGYRIYYQAYEGETPVLNGATKVTGWTLHSGNIYKAQLNRSTKLRNLYVNDQRASMTKKTVTARGGYGTFSVTAGQASWAWTSGSKSDGVQYNLADVPAIASNKDDLEIVNGTTWNENIVCTRDVITSGNFRVLLLQQPYGAIAQTPGWGAAFTASGTHTIYNAFEFLNSPGQFYFDKTTKTLYYYIRQGENMATADVQAPVVEKLIEIAGTSTANRVKNLTFQGITFANTDYGLVNVAGSRGKTTCQAAQAFIAFYNDNWHNTKYDLVDTLPGMINVSSSDSINFIRNIVKHSGSDGISMVNDVINSNVIGNYITDITSSGITVGHPQHVYIGNGGNRAKYATGVEGVCKSINITNNMLYNTSTAPGFGGCAAITVYFGDTVKITYNHVQSTAYNGIHLGWGWCNFLDSTTCKNNTISYNRIIDTLTRLHDSGAIYTIGQMPGTNINENYVRGIPPATSGPTYGLHNDEGTAYINENDNVLDIDPGVKYTINCEDFGQKHDLTILRTYATVNKMGVNPPNSKIDPPVVVSDNVWPLAQYNTCLKSGIQEEYRNIIPGNLLLTQDYVFPASCATTAGTKMNIRSSGNSSNTVWFAPTGTTNFVEGATMTRAAGDATSITAPYTAGTYKLFVVSSQGVKLGESNAKLRVTGSATPPPTGPVTPTPTSGPRSAFTQIEAEDLNSQSGVQLENCSEGGQDVGYIENGDYAVYNNIDFGSGAASFQARVASATSGGNIEIRLDSITGTLVGTCPVMGNGDWQAWVNVMCDVSGVSGKHDLYLKFTGGSGYLFNLNWWKFGTAVSTPTSTPASVKSVDVDHNGAVNMADVILIASAFNTVRGDSKFVESYDLNSDGTVNMADIVMVAAKFGNIL comes from the coding sequence ATGCTGTTCATGGTATCTGTTTTTTCAATCAATCCAATATCCATGAATATCGTAACAGCGGCAGCTCAAGCGACTTATTATGTATCACCCACAGGCGATGACAACAATCCGGGTACAATAAGTGAGCCTTTTTTGACTATCACTAAAGCTCGAGATGTAGTACGGACCTTAAACGGTAATATGACAGGAGATATATACGTATATCTTAGAGGCGGCACCTATAATATTACCAGCACCATTACTTTTGGACCGCAGGATTCAGGGACAAACGGATACAGGATATATTATCAGGCGTATGAGGGTGAAACGCCTGTTTTAAATGGTGCAACAAAAGTTACAGGCTGGACCCTGCACAGCGGTAATATATATAAAGCTCAGTTGAACCGCTCAACCAAATTGAGGAACCTTTATGTAAATGACCAGAGGGCTTCAATGACCAAAAAAACCGTCACAGCCAGAGGCGGGTACGGAACTTTCTCAGTAACTGCGGGACAAGCCAGTTGGGCTTGGACAAGCGGTAGTAAGAGCGATGGGGTTCAGTATAACTTGGCGGATGTACCGGCTATTGCCAGCAACAAAGATGATCTTGAGATAGTAAATGGAACTACGTGGAACGAGAATATAGTTTGTACAAGGGATGTTATTACATCCGGCAATTTCAGGGTGCTTCTTTTGCAGCAGCCATATGGAGCCATAGCACAGACACCGGGCTGGGGTGCAGCCTTTACCGCGTCCGGGACCCATACTATATACAACGCATTTGAGTTTTTAAATTCTCCAGGACAATTTTATTTTGACAAGACTACAAAAACTCTTTATTACTATATCCGTCAGGGTGAGAATATGGCAACTGCAGATGTACAGGCTCCTGTTGTGGAGAAGCTCATAGAAATCGCGGGAACATCAACTGCAAACAGGGTCAAGAATTTAACATTTCAAGGTATTACCTTTGCAAATACCGATTATGGCCTTGTTAATGTCGCAGGTTCACGCGGTAAGACAACATGTCAGGCAGCACAGGCATTTATAGCTTTTTATAATGATAATTGGCACAATACAAAATATGATCTTGTTGATACATTACCTGGGATGATCAACGTAAGTAGCAGTGATTCCATCAACTTTATAAGAAATATAGTGAAGCACAGCGGCAGTGACGGAATTTCCATGGTAAACGATGTCATTAATTCTAATGTTATTGGCAACTATATTACTGACATAACATCAAGCGGCATAACTGTAGGACATCCTCAGCATGTTTACATCGGAAACGGGGGAAATCGTGCAAAATATGCTACCGGTGTTGAAGGTGTTTGTAAGAGCATAAACATTACAAACAATATGTTGTACAACACCAGTACTGCTCCCGGATTTGGTGGATGTGCAGCCATAACGGTATACTTTGGAGATACCGTCAAAATAACATATAACCATGTTCAATCTACTGCCTATAATGGTATACATTTGGGATGGGGATGGTGCAATTTCCTTGATTCAACTACATGTAAAAACAACACAATAAGTTATAACAGGATTATCGATACACTAACCAGGCTTCATGACAGCGGTGCAATATATACAATAGGACAGATGCCTGGCACCAACATTAATGAGAACTATGTAAGAGGTATTCCTCCTGCGACATCAGGCCCTACGTATGGGTTGCATAACGATGAAGGAACTGCTTATATAAATGAAAACGATAATGTACTGGATATTGACCCGGGAGTTAAGTATACCATCAACTGTGAGGATTTTGGACAAAAACACGACCTAACAATACTAAGGACCTATGCAACAGTTAATAAAATGGGCGTTAACCCTCCGAACAGTAAAATTGACCCGCCCGTTGTAGTTTCAGATAACGTATGGCCTTTGGCTCAGTACAATACATGTTTGAAATCGGGAATTCAGGAAGAATACAGGAACATTATACCAGGCAATTTGCTTTTGACACAGGATTATGTGTTTCCTGCAAGCTGTGCTACAACAGCAGGTACAAAGATGAATATTAGAAGCAGTGGGAATTCTTCAAATACTGTATGGTTTGCCCCAACAGGTACAACAAATTTTGTTGAAGGGGCCACAATGACAAGAGCAGCAGGTGATGCTACATCTATAACAGCACCTTATACTGCAGGTACCTATAAATTGTTCGTTGTTAGTTCACAAGGTGTAAAGCTTGGTGAATCTAATGCAAAGTTAAGGGTTACAGGTTCGGCAACACCACCGCCAACAGGTCCTGTGACACCAACACCTACTTCTGGTCCTCGCTCGGCCTTTACTCAAATCGAGGCGGAAGATCTTAACAGCCAATCAGGAGTACAGTTGGAAAACTGTAGTGAGGGTGGTCAAGATGTAGGATATATCGAAAATGGAGATTATGCTGTTTACAACAATATCGATTTCGGAAGTGGTGCAGCAAGCTTTCAGGCAAGAGTTGCCAGTGCAACCAGTGGAGGTAATATCGAGATCAGACTTGACAGTATAACCGGTACTCTGGTAGGGACATGTCCTGTTATGGGAAATGGCGATTGGCAGGCCTGGGTTAACGTGATGTGCGATGTCAGCGGGGTAAGTGGTAAACATGATCTTTACTTGAAATTTACGGGAGGCAGCGGCTACTTGTTTAATCTAAATTGGTGGAAGTTTGGTACTGCTGTTTCAACTCCTACATCAACTCCTGCATCGGTAAAAAGTGTTGATGTAGACCATAATGGTGCTGTAAACATGGCGGATGTAATACTTATAGCAAGTGCGTTTAATACAGTACGTGGAGATTCCAAATTTGTTGAATCATACGACCTAAATAGTGACGGAACTGTAAACATGGCGGATATAGTGATGGTTGCGGCAAAATTTGGAAATATACTTTAA
- a CDS encoding glycosyl hydrolase family 95 catalytic domain-containing protein, with translation MKHGKMIIKKFGVIFLACVLMMNCNLPINSSSISSGSFAVAPDNDLKLWYNSMAGTNFSGNAYDNNEAFYKALPLGNGRIGAMVYGNYPDERIDLNESTFWSSGPGNNNKAGAANSLKTAQDQLFAGQYKNGDATINNMIGGGQARYQSVGELNLAFGHSSVSGYSRQLDMNTGVVSSDYTYNGKKYHRESFVSYPDQIMVTKITCSSAGSISFTAGYSSSLTGQYTVTTAGSDTLVMNGHGDSDNGISYAVWFSTRSKIIPTNGSVSANSNKISVTNADSVVILTSVRTNFVNYTTCNGDEKGKATTDIANASAKSYDTLFSNHIADYQALFQRVDVDLGGSGSENSKPMPQRISEFSTTNDPKLAKVLFQYGRYLMISASRDSQPMNLQGIWNKFRNPAWGCKLTTNINYQMNYWPAFTTNLAECFKPFIEKAKALQAPGNATARAHYNISNGWVVHHNTDLWNRCAPIDGAWGFWPTGAGWISNMLYDAYNFNQDTRYLNEIYPVIKGSADFLQTLMQSKSINGQNYQVVCPGTSPEVSTPIGSGGQGAYCSYGVTMDNGICRELFKDVIQASRILNVDSAFRSTLESKVSQIKPDTIGSWGQIQEWAYDWDSKSEKNRHISHMYNLFPGMEIGKRRTAALANAAIVSLNSRGDVGTGWSEGWKLNCWARLEDGPHAYNLVKLMITPVNKDGRLYDNLWDAHPPFQIDGNFGFTSGIAEMLLQSHNNEIQLLPALPSQWSTGHANGLCARGNFTVTQMNWSNGALSNVTIKSNSGNVCNVRYGNKTISFPTTAGGTYQLNGSLQLVGSTTTLTNVALNKTVTASGNASGEEPEKAVDGSNTSKWCHTNGMSGEWLKVDLGANYDISRWVVKHAGVAEAIKFNTRDFTLQKSDDGSTWTDVDAVHGNQQNISDRNVPTFTTRYARLYINTATQDNSGGARIYEFELWGKSSDGSTPIPTSIQTLNPTPTQTPIPTITPSTTPVIRSAFTQNEAESFDTQSGVQTEACSEGGEDVGYIENGDYVVYNNINFGSGAASFQVRCASASGGGNIEIRLDSITGPLVGTCQVASNGEWQVYDDAKCSVNGAMGTHDLYLVFKGDSGYLFNLNWWKFIAAPSTPTPTLANSFDINHDSVINMADVILLAGRFNTVKGDTGYIDAYDLNKDGAINMADVILIAAKFNTIV, from the coding sequence ATGAAGCATGGTAAAATGATTATTAAGAAATTTGGAGTAATTTTCTTGGCATGTGTCCTGATGATGAATTGTAACTTACCGATTAACAGTTCTTCCATAAGTTCAGGATCTTTTGCCGTTGCTCCGGATAATGATCTGAAATTATGGTACAACAGTATGGCCGGAACAAATTTTTCCGGTAATGCCTATGATAACAACGAAGCATTTTATAAAGCACTGCCATTGGGTAACGGTCGTATCGGTGCAATGGTTTACGGTAACTATCCGGATGAGAGAATTGATTTGAACGAAAGCACTTTTTGGAGTAGTGGACCTGGCAACAATAATAAAGCCGGAGCTGCAAACTCTTTAAAAACAGCTCAGGACCAGTTGTTTGCCGGCCAATATAAAAATGGAGATGCCACCATTAACAATATGATCGGTGGGGGGCAAGCAAGGTATCAATCAGTAGGGGAATTGAATTTGGCCTTTGGCCACAGCTCGGTATCAGGTTATTCAAGACAGCTGGACATGAATACCGGCGTAGTTTCCAGTGATTATACCTATAATGGTAAAAAATATCACCGTGAATCTTTTGTAAGCTATCCTGATCAGATTATGGTGACAAAAATAACATGTAGTTCAGCTGGATCAATATCTTTTACTGCCGGTTATTCATCTTCCCTTACAGGTCAATATACCGTTACTACTGCAGGTTCGGATACCCTTGTGATGAATGGGCATGGGGATAGCGACAATGGTATTTCTTATGCTGTATGGTTTTCAACACGCTCAAAAATTATACCAACAAATGGCTCGGTATCAGCCAATAGTAATAAAATATCTGTCACAAACGCTGATTCAGTAGTTATTCTTACCTCTGTCCGTACCAATTTTGTCAATTATACTACATGTAATGGAGATGAGAAAGGAAAAGCAACTACAGATATTGCAAATGCATCGGCTAAGTCTTATGATACCTTATTTAGTAATCATATTGCCGATTATCAGGCCTTATTCCAGAGGGTGGATGTGGACCTGGGAGGCAGCGGCAGTGAAAATAGCAAACCCATGCCCCAGCGTATATCTGAATTTTCTACTACCAACGACCCGAAACTGGCAAAGGTGCTTTTCCAATACGGACGGTACTTAATGATCAGTGCTTCTCGTGATTCACAACCCATGAACCTTCAGGGAATTTGGAATAAATTCCGCAACCCTGCATGGGGATGTAAATTGACCACCAATATAAATTACCAGATGAACTATTGGCCGGCATTCACCACTAATCTGGCTGAGTGTTTCAAGCCCTTCATAGAAAAGGCAAAAGCACTGCAAGCTCCTGGTAATGCAACTGCACGTGCACATTATAATATATCCAATGGATGGGTAGTACATCATAACACCGATTTATGGAACAGATGTGCTCCTATTGACGGTGCATGGGGATTTTGGCCAACGGGAGCCGGCTGGATTTCCAATATGTTGTATGACGCTTATAACTTTAATCAGGATACCAGGTATTTGAACGAAATTTACCCTGTAATAAAGGGTAGTGCTGACTTTTTGCAAACCCTGATGCAATCTAAAAGCATTAATGGACAAAACTATCAGGTAGTTTGTCCCGGCACTTCCCCAGAAGTTTCAACTCCCATTGGCAGTGGTGGGCAAGGTGCATATTGCAGTTATGGGGTGACCATGGACAATGGAATTTGCAGGGAACTTTTTAAAGATGTAATTCAGGCCTCCAGGATACTGAATGTTGACTCTGCGTTCCGTTCCACTTTAGAGTCCAAGGTGTCTCAGATCAAACCCGATACTATCGGTAGTTGGGGGCAGATCCAGGAATGGGCCTATGATTGGGACAGCAAGTCCGAGAAAAACAGGCACATTTCCCATATGTATAACTTGTTCCCCGGGATGGAAATCGGCAAACGGAGAACTGCGGCTCTTGCCAATGCAGCAATTGTATCATTAAATTCACGTGGAGATGTGGGAACCGGTTGGTCTGAAGGCTGGAAACTCAATTGCTGGGCAAGGCTTGAGGATGGTCCTCATGCATACAATCTTGTAAAGCTGATGATAACACCCGTCAACAAAGACGGCCGTCTATATGATAACTTATGGGATGCTCATCCACCATTCCAGATAGACGGTAACTTCGGATTTACCTCCGGAATAGCGGAAATGCTGTTGCAAAGCCATAATAACGAAATTCAACTTTTACCGGCACTGCCCAGCCAATGGTCTACCGGTCATGCAAACGGCCTTTGTGCACGCGGTAATTTTACGGTTACACAAATGAACTGGTCCAATGGGGCTTTAAGTAATGTCACTATCAAGTCCAATTCCGGTAATGTTTGCAATGTACGTTACGGTAACAAAACCATCAGCTTCCCGACTACGGCAGGAGGAACCTATCAATTGAACGGTTCCTTGCAGTTGGTGGGCAGCACCACTACATTAACAAATGTGGCTTTGAATAAAACAGTTACTGCTTCGGGAAATGCTTCAGGTGAAGAACCGGAAAAAGCAGTGGATGGATCAAATACCTCCAAATGGTGCCATACAAACGGTATGAGCGGAGAGTGGCTAAAAGTTGACCTGGGTGCCAATTATGATATCAGCCGTTGGGTGGTAAAACATGCAGGTGTAGCAGAAGCAATAAAATTTAATACCAGAGACTTCACATTGCAAAAGAGTGACGATGGAAGTACATGGACTGATGTTGATGCAGTCCATGGAAATCAGCAAAATATATCAGATAGGAATGTACCTACCTTTACAACAAGATATGCAAGGCTATATATCAATACAGCAACACAAGATAACTCAGGAGGTGCCAGAATTTATGAATTTGAGCTTTGGGGCAAATCTTCCGATGGAAGTACTCCGATTCCAACATCGATTCAGACTTTGAACCCGACTCCAACTCAAACTCCGATCCCGACGATTACTCCTTCTACGACCCCTGTTATAAGATCCGCCTTTACACAAAATGAAGCGGAGAGTTTCGATACCCAATCGGGAGTCCAGACCGAAGCCTGCAGTGAAGGTGGGGAGGATGTTGGTTATATTGAGAATGGGGATTATGTTGTTTACAACAATATCAATTTCGGCAGCGGTGCGGCAAGCTTTCAGGTAAGATGTGCCAGTGCCTCCGGAGGAGGTAATATTGAGATAAGACTTGACAGTATTACCGGCCCATTGGTAGGAACATGTCAGGTTGCCTCAAACGGAGAATGGCAGGTCTATGATGATGCAAAATGCAGTGTTAATGGGGCAATGGGTACTCATGATCTTTATTTGGTATTCAAGGGCGATAGCGGCTACTTGTTTAATCTGAACTGGTGGAAATTCATTGCCGCACCTTCGACACCAACACCAACTCTTGCTAACAGTTTTGACATAAACCATGACAGTGTTATAAACATGGCAGATGTCATACTTTTGGCCGGTCGATTTAATACTGTAAAAGGGGATACAGGATATATTGATGCATACGACTTGAATAAGGACGGGGCTATAAACATGGCGGATGTCATATTGATTGCAGCTAAGTTTAATACCATTGTTTAA
- a CDS encoding family 43 glycosylhydrolase: MRKNSLIMFSIMLIMFFDIVTCYADNPIVQTLYTADPAPMVYNGTCYLYTTHDEDTIINNFFTMNDWRCYSSKDMVNWTDHGSPLAYTDFSWSNGKAWAGQVVERNGKFYFYVPLSKKAGGEAIGVAVSNSPTGPFSDPIGKPLVSTGYGDIDPTVYIDSDGQAYLYWGNPNLWYVKLNPDMVSCSGSPTKINLTTASFGVRSNTDRPTSYEEGPWFYKRNNLYYMVFAAGPISEHIAYSTSTSPTGPWSYRGKIMPTQGGSFTNHPGVVEYKGNAYFFYHNADLPGGGGFHRSVCVEQFKYNSDGTFPTINMTKNGPAQIGTLDPYEKTEAETICWESGIETEKCSEGGINVCNIESNDYIKVKGVNFGTGAVSFDARVASATSGGKIELRLDSPTGTLVGTCDVTGTGGWQTWTTKSCKVNGVTSIHDLYLKFIGGSGYLFNVNWWKFSSASTPTITPTITPTMIPSSTPANSFDINHDGVINMADVILLAGRFNTVKGNAGYVDVYDLNKDGAINMADVILIAAKFNTIV, translated from the coding sequence ATGAGAAAAAATTCTTTAATCATGTTCTCAATCATGTTAATTATGTTTTTTGATATTGTAACATGCTATGCAGACAATCCAATAGTACAAACACTTTATACTGCTGATCCTGCTCCAATGGTTTATAATGGAACTTGCTACCTATATACCACACATGACGAAGATACAATAATAAACAACTTCTTTACCATGAATGACTGGAGATGCTATTCATCAAAAGATATGGTAAACTGGACCGACCATGGATCACCATTAGCCTATACCGATTTCAGTTGGTCAAATGGAAAAGCATGGGCAGGACAGGTTGTAGAAAGAAACGGAAAGTTTTATTTCTATGTTCCCTTAAGCAAAAAAGCTGGTGGAGAAGCTATAGGTGTTGCAGTATCCAACAGTCCTACAGGACCATTTAGTGATCCTATAGGGAAACCTCTAGTATCCACCGGATACGGAGATATTGACCCGACGGTATATATTGACAGTGACGGACAAGCATACCTGTACTGGGGAAATCCAAACCTTTGGTATGTGAAGTTAAACCCGGATATGGTTTCATGTTCAGGAAGTCCTACCAAGATTAATCTGACTACAGCAAGTTTTGGAGTACGGTCTAATACAGACAGGCCCACTTCATATGAAGAGGGTCCATGGTTTTACAAACGCAATAATTTATACTACATGGTATTTGCAGCAGGTCCTATATCCGAGCATATCGCATATTCAACAAGTACCAGTCCTACAGGGCCTTGGTCTTATCGGGGGAAAATCATGCCCACACAGGGCGGCAGCTTCACCAATCACCCGGGAGTAGTTGAGTATAAGGGTAACGCCTACTTCTTTTACCATAACGCTGATTTACCTGGAGGTGGAGGCTTCCACCGTTCGGTATGCGTAGAGCAATTCAAATATAATTCCGATGGCACATTTCCTACAATCAATATGACTAAAAATGGCCCGGCTCAGATAGGTACTTTAGATCCTTATGAAAAAACTGAAGCAGAAACGATTTGCTGGGAATCGGGTATTGAAACGGAAAAATGCAGTGAAGGCGGGATTAATGTATGTAACATCGAGAGCAATGATTATATAAAGGTTAAGGGTGTTAATTTTGGTACAGGTGCTGTGTCTTTTGATGCAAGAGTAGCTTCAGCAACAAGTGGCGGGAAAATTGAACTTAGGCTTGACAGCCCGACAGGGACTTTAGTCGGAACCTGCGATGTTACAGGTACAGGCGGCTGGCAGACTTGGACTACCAAGTCCTGTAAAGTCAATGGGGTTACGAGTATACATGATTTATACCTAAAATTTATCGGTGGAAGCGGATATCTTTTTAATGTGAACTGGTGGAAATTCAGCTCTGCTTCTACTCCAACAATAACTCCAACAATTACACCTACCATGATCCCTTCTTCAACTCCTGCAAACAGTTTTGATATAAACCATGACGGTGTTATAAACATGGCGGATGTAATACTTTTGGCCGGCCGATTTAATACTGTTAAAGGAAATGCAGGATATGTTGATGTATACGACTTGAATAAAGATGGGGCTATAAACATGGCGGATGTTATTTTGATTGCAGCTAAGTTTAATACCATTGTTTAG